The Rhododendron vialii isolate Sample 1 chromosome 8a, ASM3025357v1 genome has a window encoding:
- the LOC131297928 gene encoding microtubule-associated protein RP/EB family member 1A-like — MATNIGMMDSAYFVGRNEILTWINARLQLNLSRVEEASPGAVQCQLMDMIYPGVVPMHKVNFDAKSEYDMIQNYKVLQEVFNKLKIDKHIDVNKLVKSRPLDNLEFLQWLKRYCDSVNGGMMNENYNPKERRSKGGKERCPKGSHRSSKSLQANNLHNSGSGEGMGLNKSFGAKQGITGGLAAGANSSVEIEALTKEITDLKLSMDLLENERDFYFAKLRDIEILCQTPELENLPMAMAIKKILYATDAKEMVPAEAREILHESATEGETDGDNEPIND; from the exons ATGGCGACGAATATAGGGATGATGGACAGTGCGTACTTCGTCGGTAGGAACGAGATTCTGACGTGGATAAATGCCAGGCTTCAACTCAATCTCTCCCGCGTCGAGGAG GCTTCACCCGGTGCCGTGCAGTGTCAATTGATGGACATGATCTATCCAGGAGTTGTTCCAATGCACAAG GTGAATTTTGATGCGAAATCTGAATATGATATGATCCAGAACTACAAGGTGCTGCAAGAAGTATTTAACAAACTAAAGATTGACAAG CACATTGATGTCAACAAACTGGTTAAGAGTCGACCTTTGGACAACTTGGAATTTTTACAATGGTTGAAGCGCTATTGTGATTCTGTAAATGGTGGCATGATGAACGA GAATTACAATCCTAAAGAGCGCAGAAGTAAGGGTGGTAAAGAACGGTGTCCAAAGGGCTCCCATAGGAGCTCAAAGTCACTGCAAGCAAACAATTTGCATAATTCTGGATCTGGTGAAGGAATGGGACTTAATAAGTCTTTTG GGGCCAAGCAAGGGATAACAGGTGGCTTAGCAGCCGGGGCTAATTCTTCGGTGGAGATTGAGGCTCTGACCAAGGAG ATCACTGACCTTAAGCTATCTATGGATCTTTTGGAAAACGAAAGAGATTTCTATTTTGCGAAGTTACGAGATATTGAAATACTTTGTCAGACTCCAGAGTTGGAGAATCTTCCG ATGGCAATGGCAATTAAGAAGATATTGTATGCTACTGATGCTAAGGAAATGGTACCTGCTGAAGCTCGAGAAATTTTGCATGAATCTGCGACGGAAGGTGAAACTGATGGGGACAATGAACCTATTAATGACTGA
- the LOC131297929 gene encoding RINT1-like protein MAG2 isoform X1, which produces MVQALPPISSLSRSVLTFLDDNLRSADALEQASGLVSELQTRCADLDQSLLDLNRRLELNLFAYASYSDRIGGLFGDVNSKLYDLCSSTRISGSQSDGRGSEGVERSEQILGEELPSLAKEVARVETVRMYAETALKLDTLVGDIEDAVSSTINKNLRKYASTRDSESLQDMRLLAIKALKLAEDVLASITKTRPQWARLISAVDHRVDRALAILRPQAIADHRGLLTSLGWPPTLSTLSFSDSDATKQAAVRNPLFTMEGDLKHQYCENFIALCSLQELQRQRKSRQLEGHNREVALHQPLWAIEELVNPISIASQRHFSKWVDKPEFIFALVYKITRDYVDSMDELLQPLVDEAMLSGYSCREEWISAMISSLSTYLAKEIFPICISQLDEVNDSSIRSQGSISWLHLIDLMIAFDKRVQSLVAQTGILTSLQEDGNLQKISSLSVFCDRPDWLDLWAEIELNDIFDKLNPEMENERNWSTKIQGVLSGVEDYKSPAISSAFLRRLSSVVDRSRSLPTISLRSRFIQLTGVPIVRKFMDGLLLRCQEAEGLTALTDDDALIKVTKSINAAHYFESILKEWCEDVYFLEMGLNHQLESSSIEWSVEGDGNGIFDEEIGKLQEFRREWVEMLSTVVFRGFDARCRDYIKNKKQWQEKVEEGLIVSKTFVAALDYMQGKMSVLQVGLNGEDFVGVWRSLAAGVDRLIFNGIFMGNVKFHDGGVERLGSDLAVLYGVFGAWCLRPEGFFSKITEGLKLLKMGKKKVKDSSTIGERWLKENGIRHLSVDEAEKIVRNRVHTK; this is translated from the exons ATGGTTCAGGCTCTGCCCCCGATCTCTTCCCTCTCCCGCTCAGTCCTCACCTTCCTCGACGACAACCTCCGCTCCGCAGACGCACTCGAACAAGCCTCCGGCCTCGTGTCGGAGCTCCAGACCCGGTGCGCCGATTTGGACCAAAGCCTCCTCGATCTCAACCGCCGACTCGAATTGAATCTTTTCGCTTACGCTTCGTATTCTGATCGGATCGGTGGTCTCTTCGGCGACGTCAATTCCAAATTATATGATCTCTGTTCTTCCACTCGAATTTCTGGTTCCCAATCAG ATGGAAGGGGAAGCGAGGGAGTGGAAAGATCAGAGCAGATACTGGGGGAGGAGCTACCTTCACTAGCAAAGgaagtggctagggttgagacGGTTCGAATGTACGCTG AGACAGCGTTAAAGCTGGACACTTTGGTTGGTGATATTGAAGATGCAGTATCTTccacaataaacaaaaatctaAGGAAGTATGCGTCCACTCGGGATTCAGAA TCTCTGCAGGATATGCGTCTTCTTGCCATTAAAGCACTCAAACTGGCTGAAGATGTTCTAGCTTCCATTACAAAGACACGTCCGCAGTGGGCGCGTCTTATTTCAGCTGTTGATCACAGAGTAGATCGAGCATTAGCCATTCTACGACCCCAGGCAATTGCAGATCACAGGGGCCTTCTTACTTCTCTTGGATGGCCACCTACTTTATCCACATTGAGTTTCTCAGACTCAGATGCAACGAAACAAGCTGCAGTGCGGAATCCTCTATTCACTATGGAAGGGGACCTTAAACATCAGTACTGTGAAAACTTTATTGCATTATGCAGCCTGCAAGAATTGCAGAGACAAAGAAAATCTCGGCAACTAGAAGGGCATAATAGGGAAGTTGCTCTGCACCAGCCACTTTGGGCTATTGAGGAGCTGGTGAATCCTATATCAATTGCATCCCAACGCCATTTCTCAAAGTGGGTTGATAAACCAGAATTCATTTTTGCTCTTGTGTATAAGATTACGCGTGATTATGTTGACTCCATGGATGAATTGTTGCAACCACTGGTCGATGAAGCAATGCTATCAGGTTACAGTTGTCGAGAAGAATGGATTTCGGCAATGATATCCTCCCTATCAACGTACTTGGCAAAGGAAATATTTCCTATATGTATTAGTCAACTTGACGAAGTGAATGACTCTAGTATAAGATCACAGGGTTCGATATCATGGCTCCATCTTATTGATTTGATGATTGCCTTCGATAAACGAGTACAGTCTTTGGTAGCGCAGACAGGAATCTTGACTTCCCTTCAAGAAGATGGAAACCTACAGaaaatttcttctctctctgtattttGTGATCGACCTGATTGGCTTGATTTGTGGGCCGAGATAGAGCTTAATGACATTTTTGATAAGTTAAACCCCGAAATGGAGAATGAGAGAAACTGGTCAACCAAAattcaaggagttctctcagGCGTAGAAGATTACAAGTCTCCTGCAATTTCTAGTGCTTTTCTTCGGCGGTTATCCTCTGTGGTTGATCGTTCTCGATCGCTTCCGACCATTTCATTAAGGTCAAGGTTTATCCAGCTGACAGGTGTGCCTATTGTACGGAAATTTATGGATGGCTTACTTCTCAGATGCCAAGAAGCTGAGGGGCTGACAGCCCTGACCGACGATGATGCCCTAATAAAAGTTACGAAATCGATTAATGCCGCTCACTATTTTGAGTCCATTTTGAAAGAGTGGTGTGAAGATGTCTACTTTTTGGAGATGGGATTGAATCATCAGCTTGAGAGTAGCTCTATTGAATGGTCGGTGGAAGGAGATGGGAACGGAATTTTTGATGAGGAAATTGGGAAGCTGCAAGAGTTCAGAAGAGAATGGGTTGAGATGCTATCAACTGTTGTTTTCAGAGGCTTTGATGCTCGCTGTCGGGATTACATAAAGAACAAGAAGCAATGGCAAGAAAAAGTCGAAGAAGGTTTGATCGTGTCCAAAACTTTTGTTGCAGCACTAGATTATATGCAAGGGAAAATGTCAGTTTTGCAAGTGGGTTTGAATGGGGAGGATTTTGTAGGAGTGTGGAGAAGTTTGGCAGCAGGCGTGGATCGTTTGATTTTTAATGGTATTTTTATGGGCAATGTGAAGTTTCATGATGGGGGTGTAGAGAGACTTGGTAGTGATTTGGCTGTATTATATGGGGTATTTGGGGCCTGGTGTTTGAGGCCTGAAGGCTTCTTCTCCAAAATAACTGAGGGCTTGAAGTTGTTGAAGATGGGGAAAAAGAAAGTTAAAGATAGTTCAACAATTGGGGAGAGATGGTTGAAGGAGAATGGGATAAGGCATTTGAGCGTTGATGAAGCAGAAAAGATTGTAAGGAATAGGGTACATACCAAGTGA
- the LOC131297929 gene encoding RINT1-like protein MAG2 isoform X2, whose translation MVQALPPISSLSRSVLTFLDDNLRSADALEQASGLVSELQTRCADLDQSLLDLNRRLELNLFAYASYSDRIGGLFGDVNSKLYDLCSSTRISGSQSDGRGSEGVERSEQILGEELPSLAKEVARVETVRMYAETALKLDTLVGDIEDAVSSTINKNLRKYASTRDSEDMRLLAIKALKLAEDVLASITKTRPQWARLISAVDHRVDRALAILRPQAIADHRGLLTSLGWPPTLSTLSFSDSDATKQAAVRNPLFTMEGDLKHQYCENFIALCSLQELQRQRKSRQLEGHNREVALHQPLWAIEELVNPISIASQRHFSKWVDKPEFIFALVYKITRDYVDSMDELLQPLVDEAMLSGYSCREEWISAMISSLSTYLAKEIFPICISQLDEVNDSSIRSQGSISWLHLIDLMIAFDKRVQSLVAQTGILTSLQEDGNLQKISSLSVFCDRPDWLDLWAEIELNDIFDKLNPEMENERNWSTKIQGVLSGVEDYKSPAISSAFLRRLSSVVDRSRSLPTISLRSRFIQLTGVPIVRKFMDGLLLRCQEAEGLTALTDDDALIKVTKSINAAHYFESILKEWCEDVYFLEMGLNHQLESSSIEWSVEGDGNGIFDEEIGKLQEFRREWVEMLSTVVFRGFDARCRDYIKNKKQWQEKVEEGLIVSKTFVAALDYMQGKMSVLQVGLNGEDFVGVWRSLAAGVDRLIFNGIFMGNVKFHDGGVERLGSDLAVLYGVFGAWCLRPEGFFSKITEGLKLLKMGKKKVKDSSTIGERWLKENGIRHLSVDEAEKIVRNRVHTK comes from the exons ATGGTTCAGGCTCTGCCCCCGATCTCTTCCCTCTCCCGCTCAGTCCTCACCTTCCTCGACGACAACCTCCGCTCCGCAGACGCACTCGAACAAGCCTCCGGCCTCGTGTCGGAGCTCCAGACCCGGTGCGCCGATTTGGACCAAAGCCTCCTCGATCTCAACCGCCGACTCGAATTGAATCTTTTCGCTTACGCTTCGTATTCTGATCGGATCGGTGGTCTCTTCGGCGACGTCAATTCCAAATTATATGATCTCTGTTCTTCCACTCGAATTTCTGGTTCCCAATCAG ATGGAAGGGGAAGCGAGGGAGTGGAAAGATCAGAGCAGATACTGGGGGAGGAGCTACCTTCACTAGCAAAGgaagtggctagggttgagacGGTTCGAATGTACGCTG AGACAGCGTTAAAGCTGGACACTTTGGTTGGTGATATTGAAGATGCAGTATCTTccacaataaacaaaaatctaAGGAAGTATGCGTCCACTCGGGATTCAGAA GATATGCGTCTTCTTGCCATTAAAGCACTCAAACTGGCTGAAGATGTTCTAGCTTCCATTACAAAGACACGTCCGCAGTGGGCGCGTCTTATTTCAGCTGTTGATCACAGAGTAGATCGAGCATTAGCCATTCTACGACCCCAGGCAATTGCAGATCACAGGGGCCTTCTTACTTCTCTTGGATGGCCACCTACTTTATCCACATTGAGTTTCTCAGACTCAGATGCAACGAAACAAGCTGCAGTGCGGAATCCTCTATTCACTATGGAAGGGGACCTTAAACATCAGTACTGTGAAAACTTTATTGCATTATGCAGCCTGCAAGAATTGCAGAGACAAAGAAAATCTCGGCAACTAGAAGGGCATAATAGGGAAGTTGCTCTGCACCAGCCACTTTGGGCTATTGAGGAGCTGGTGAATCCTATATCAATTGCATCCCAACGCCATTTCTCAAAGTGGGTTGATAAACCAGAATTCATTTTTGCTCTTGTGTATAAGATTACGCGTGATTATGTTGACTCCATGGATGAATTGTTGCAACCACTGGTCGATGAAGCAATGCTATCAGGTTACAGTTGTCGAGAAGAATGGATTTCGGCAATGATATCCTCCCTATCAACGTACTTGGCAAAGGAAATATTTCCTATATGTATTAGTCAACTTGACGAAGTGAATGACTCTAGTATAAGATCACAGGGTTCGATATCATGGCTCCATCTTATTGATTTGATGATTGCCTTCGATAAACGAGTACAGTCTTTGGTAGCGCAGACAGGAATCTTGACTTCCCTTCAAGAAGATGGAAACCTACAGaaaatttcttctctctctgtattttGTGATCGACCTGATTGGCTTGATTTGTGGGCCGAGATAGAGCTTAATGACATTTTTGATAAGTTAAACCCCGAAATGGAGAATGAGAGAAACTGGTCAACCAAAattcaaggagttctctcagGCGTAGAAGATTACAAGTCTCCTGCAATTTCTAGTGCTTTTCTTCGGCGGTTATCCTCTGTGGTTGATCGTTCTCGATCGCTTCCGACCATTTCATTAAGGTCAAGGTTTATCCAGCTGACAGGTGTGCCTATTGTACGGAAATTTATGGATGGCTTACTTCTCAGATGCCAAGAAGCTGAGGGGCTGACAGCCCTGACCGACGATGATGCCCTAATAAAAGTTACGAAATCGATTAATGCCGCTCACTATTTTGAGTCCATTTTGAAAGAGTGGTGTGAAGATGTCTACTTTTTGGAGATGGGATTGAATCATCAGCTTGAGAGTAGCTCTATTGAATGGTCGGTGGAAGGAGATGGGAACGGAATTTTTGATGAGGAAATTGGGAAGCTGCAAGAGTTCAGAAGAGAATGGGTTGAGATGCTATCAACTGTTGTTTTCAGAGGCTTTGATGCTCGCTGTCGGGATTACATAAAGAACAAGAAGCAATGGCAAGAAAAAGTCGAAGAAGGTTTGATCGTGTCCAAAACTTTTGTTGCAGCACTAGATTATATGCAAGGGAAAATGTCAGTTTTGCAAGTGGGTTTGAATGGGGAGGATTTTGTAGGAGTGTGGAGAAGTTTGGCAGCAGGCGTGGATCGTTTGATTTTTAATGGTATTTTTATGGGCAATGTGAAGTTTCATGATGGGGGTGTAGAGAGACTTGGTAGTGATTTGGCTGTATTATATGGGGTATTTGGGGCCTGGTGTTTGAGGCCTGAAGGCTTCTTCTCCAAAATAACTGAGGGCTTGAAGTTGTTGAAGATGGGGAAAAAGAAAGTTAAAGATAGTTCAACAATTGGGGAGAGATGGTTGAAGGAGAATGGGATAAGGCATTTGAGCGTTGATGAAGCAGAAAAGATTGTAAGGAATAGGGTACATACCAAGTGA